The following proteins are encoded in a genomic region of Glycine soja cultivar W05 chromosome 17, ASM419377v2, whole genome shotgun sequence:
- the LOC114392414 gene encoding co-chaperone protein p23-2-like isoform X2, with product MSRYPEVLWAQRSDKVYLTVALPDAKNVSVKCEPQGLFTFSASGVQEEAYSFSLELYGCIEPEKGEKGWWKRLLKSEEKPAPYLKVDWNRWCDEDDEESTSDLVSDDDARFVGEDDGSSDDEGMLYLPDLEKARG from the exons ATGAg TCGCTATCCAGAAGTTCTGTGGGCACAACGTTCTGATAAGGTTTACCTTACTGTTGCTCTACCTGATGCCAAGAATGTTTCTGTGAAGTGTGAGCCTCAGGGTTTGTTTACTTTCTCTGCTTCTGGGGTTCAAGAAGAAGCCTACAGCTTTAGCTTGGAGCTGTACGGATGCATTGAACCTGAG AAAGGAGAAAAAGGTTGGTGGAAGAGGCTATTGAAGTCTGAAGAGAAACCTGCTCCATACTTGAAGGTTGATTGGAACAGATGGTGtgatgaggatgatgaagaGTCAACCT CTGATTTGGTATCTGATGATGATGCTCgg TTTGTTGGTGAAGATGATGGAAGCAGTGATGACGAAGGAATGCTGT ATCTTCCTGATTTGGAAAAGGCTAGGGGATAG
- the LOC114391586 gene encoding uncharacterized protein LOC114391586, translated as MVRTKGLGRALGHVTGRGVGRGDRDDSDDAPQCQWPTASAQRQRVPVTTAHDEPVLPAPDVEVDVFLDVLMAPADVEDTGADIPADTGAQAAEDEHEGFLGGPSDPSMLTQYADHVACSIWTGEECPELKLSSHGRKVHSLGRPVPTIEGLVAGTGLSPLIACSVDTGNRGLLSSFVEWWHRETPSFHLPVGELTITLDDISSILHLPLVGDLHAFQPLHMDDVVQMLVDLLMVSAEAARAETGQCRGPYVCLQWCWIYEHFPSVTESIADQDYDEDSPHAYVCWIPYGEHRSVRDFHLISCYFGLLRWGPVVVYYRPERVVRQFGYTQTIPAPPVDSWVSYDDIHDKWMHYSDHIIPAGEVCTVPGQCASNYMDWFFRISHPFMTPGHASDPL; from the exons atggttaggaccAAAGGATTAGGTCGTGCCTTAGGTCACGTTACTGGCAGAGGTGTGGGCAGAGGAGATCGTGATGATtccgatgatgctccacagTGTCAATGGCCTACCGCTTCCGCACAGAGGCAGCGAGTACCTGTGACTACGGCGCACGATGAGCCAGTGCTCCCTGCGCCAGATGTAGAAGTTGACGTATTTCTGGATGTCCTGATGGCACCAGCTGATGTAGAGGACACTGGGGCAGACATTCCTGCAGACACAGGTGCGCAGGCTGCTGAGGATGAGCATGAGGGATTTCTGGGTGGTCCAAGCGACCCATCCATGCTGACCCAGTATGCGGATCATGTTGCTTGTAGCATATGGACgggagag gagtGTCCTGAGTTGAAGTTATCCTCTCACGGGAGGAAGGTTCATAGTTTAGGCAGGCCTGTCCCTACCATTGAGGGACTAGTTGCTGGGACAGGACTAAGTCCTCTGATCGCGTGTTCGGTAGACACCGGCAATCGGGGACTGTTGTCCTCGTTTGTCGAGTGGTGGCACCGGGAGACGCCTAGTTTCCATCTCCCTGTGGGAGAACTCACGATCACGTTGGACGACATCTCCTCGATTCTACATCTGCCCTTGGTTGGCGACTTGCATGCCTTTCAGCCCTTGCACATGGATGATGTGGTTCAGATGCTGGTGGACTTATTGATGGTCTCTGCAGAGGCTGCCAGGGCAGAGACAGGGCAGTGTCGTGGACCGTACGTATGCTTGCAATGG TGCTGGATTTACGAGCACTTTCCCTCAGTCACGGAGTCCATTGCTGATCAAGACTACGATGAGGATTCCCCGCATGCAT ATGTTTGTTGGATCCCGTATGGGGAGCACCGATCGGTTCGggacttccatttgatttcatgTTATTTCGGTCTCCTGCGTTGGGGGCCTGTTGTTGTTTATTACCGACCAGAGAGGGTCGTGCGGCAATTTGGATACACACAGACCATTCCTGCTCCGCCTGTCGATTCATGGGTGTCGTATGATGATATACACGACAAGTGGATGCACTACTCGGATCATATCATTCCAGCAGGTGAGGTGTGCACTGTGCCAGGTCAGTGTGCCAGTAACTACATGGACTGGTTCTTCCGCATCTCGCATCCTTTCATGACACCAGGCCACGCATCAGATCCTCTGTAG
- the LOC114392414 gene encoding co-chaperone protein p23-2-like isoform X1, whose translation MSRYPEVLWAQRSDKVYLTVALPDAKNVSVKCEPQGLFTFSASGVQEEAYSFSLELYGCIEPEGCKTKSGLRNILCSIQKGEKGWWKRLLKSEEKPAPYLKVDWNRWCDEDDEESTSDLVSDDDARFVGEDDGSSDDEGMLYLPDLEKARG comes from the exons ATGAg TCGCTATCCAGAAGTTCTGTGGGCACAACGTTCTGATAAGGTTTACCTTACTGTTGCTCTACCTGATGCCAAGAATGTTTCTGTGAAGTGTGAGCCTCAGGGTTTGTTTACTTTCTCTGCTTCTGGGGTTCAAGAAGAAGCCTACAGCTTTAGCTTGGAGCTGTACGGATGCATTGAACCTGAG GGTTGTAAAACTAAATCTGGCTTAAGAAACATACTATGCTCAATTCAGAAAGGAGAAAAAGGTTGGTGGAAGAGGCTATTGAAGTCTGAAGAGAAACCTGCTCCATACTTGAAGGTTGATTGGAACAGATGGTGtgatgaggatgatgaagaGTCAACCT CTGATTTGGTATCTGATGATGATGCTCgg TTTGTTGGTGAAGATGATGGAAGCAGTGATGACGAAGGAATGCTGT ATCTTCCTGATTTGGAAAAGGCTAGGGGATAG
- the LOC114391587 gene encoding uncharacterized protein LOC114391587 — MSSSEVATSDYLTQVIVFTPTDKLVTTSIACLDCSMIINDKTFSVNLICLPLSHLNVVLGMDWLSSNHDLLNYKNKILTFGACAQDILGSSSLEISRVSEAKKVENVKAFMVLFSSTTEESLDVRRLPIVYEFPEVFPEDVTELPPERELEFAIDLVLGCSPVLVVPY, encoded by the exons ATGAGCAGCTCTGAGGTCGCAACATCCGACTATCTGACCCAAG TCATAGTGTTTACCCCTACCGATAAACTTGTTACCACTTCTATTGCATGCTTAGATTGTTCCATGATTATCAATGACAAGACTTTCTCTGTGAATTTGATTTGTTTACCTCTTTCTCATCTTAATGTGGTGTTGGGAATGGATTGGTTATCATCCAACCATGATCTTCTAAACTATAAAAACAAGATCTTGACCTTTGGCGCTTGTGCCCAAGATATCCTTGGATCTTCAAGTTTAGAGATTTCTCGTGTGAGTGAAGCCAAGAAGGTAGAAAATGTTAAAGCCTTTATGGTTTTATTTTCATCCACTACTGAAGAATCCCTTGATGTTAGGAGATTACCCATAGTCTATGAATTTCCTGAGGTTTTCCCTGAGGATGTCACTGAGTTACCACCTGAAAGGGAACTTGAGTTCGCCATAGACCTAGTGCTTGGGTGTAGTCCTGTGTTGGTAGTACCTTACTGA
- the LOC114391588 gene encoding uncharacterized protein LOC114391588 — MGCYEEHKVTYATYMLSGEVEDWWKFASQTLPSNKGVISWVAFNESLLDNYFQRDLHKQTTREFLELKQGSMIVGEYALKFHELMKGKQIEPKFGGPQRNDRRHQGNHKKSYQRSNQAYGGRSGYKNNNNNNNKNGLLKCFLCGGFHFKRDFPQLATICANCGKIGHSLKDYWYAPKRDGNHGSGAKNNYKNNNRR; from the exons ATGGGATGCTATGAGGAGCACAAGGTGACTTATGCCACCTACATGTTGAGTGGAGAAGTTGAAGATTGGTGGAAATTTGCTAGTCAAACGCTACCAAGTAATAAGGGAGTCATATCGTGGGTTGCATTCAATGAGAGTCTCTTGGATAACTACTTCCAAAGGGACTTGCACAAGCAGACAACCAGAGAATTTTTGGAGTTGAAGCAAGGGAGCATGATTGTAGGAGAATATGCTTTAAAGTTTCATGAGCTCATGAA GGGTAAACAAATTGAGCCTAAGTTTGGAGGTCCGCAAAGGAATGACAGGAGGCACCAAGGGAATCACAAGAAGTCGTACCAAAGGTCTAATCAAGCCTATGGGGGACGTTCAGGATACaagaacaataacaacaacaacaacaaaaatggtCTGCTTAAGTGTTTTCTATGTGGAGGATTTCATTTCAAGAGGGATTTCCCACAATTAGCTACTATTTGTGCCAATTGCGGAAAGATAGGACACTCGCTTAAGGATTATTGGTATGCACCTAAGAGGGATGGCAATCATGGAAGTGGAGCTAAGAACAATTACAAGAACAACAACAGAAGGTGA